The proteins below come from a single Streptomyces sp. M92 genomic window:
- a CDS encoding AMP-dependent synthetase/ligase has protein sequence MSDTQTLIENRPPSVAGLFLERVAATPDAEAYRYPVPSASGEGPDDWKSLTWAQAAERVHAIAAGLIELGVQPEQRVALASSTRLEWILADLGIMCAGAATTTVYPQTNAEESAYILSDSESRVLIAEDAAQLAKAREKRAELPELTHVVVVDAAGADTSEDWVLTLDELERRGAARLEQDPELVRKRVGALTKDQLATLIYTSGTTGRPKGVRLPHDNWSYMAKAIAATGLVTEGDVQYLWLPLAHVFGKVLTSGQIEAGHVTAVDGRVDKIIENLPVVRPTYMAAVPRIFEKVYNGVAAKARAGGGAKYKIFQWAAGVAREYAKVTQDNFKRTGTASAPAGLRAKHAVADKLVYAKIREAFGGNLRACVSGSAALAPDIGYFFAGAGIHILEGYGLTESSAASFVNPGEAYRTGTVGKPLPGTEVRIADDGEILLRGPGIMEGYHKLPEKTDEVLESDGWFHTGDIGELSPDGYLRITDRKKDLIKTSGGKYIAPAEVEGGFKAVCPYVSNILVHGADRNFCTALIALDEIAITEWAKENGLEGKPYAEIVAAPATVEMVDGYVQQLNEGLQRWQTIKKFRLLPRDLDVEHGEITPSLKLKRPVVEREYKHLIEEMYEGSREA, from the coding sequence GTGAGCGACACACAGACACTGATCGAGAACCGTCCGCCCTCCGTGGCGGGACTCTTCCTGGAGCGGGTGGCGGCCACGCCGGACGCCGAGGCCTACCGCTACCCGGTGCCGTCCGCGTCGGGTGAGGGCCCGGACGACTGGAAGTCGCTGACCTGGGCGCAGGCGGCCGAGCGCGTCCACGCGATCGCGGCCGGTCTCATCGAGCTGGGCGTGCAGCCCGAGCAGCGCGTGGCGCTCGCCTCCTCCACCCGCCTGGAGTGGATCCTGGCCGACCTCGGCATCATGTGCGCCGGCGCCGCGACGACCACCGTCTACCCGCAGACCAACGCGGAGGAGTCGGCGTACATCCTCTCCGACTCCGAGAGCCGGGTGCTGATCGCGGAGGACGCCGCCCAGCTGGCCAAGGCCAGGGAGAAGCGGGCCGAGCTGCCCGAGCTCACCCACGTCGTGGTCGTCGACGCGGCCGGCGCCGACACCTCCGAGGACTGGGTCCTCACCCTCGACGAGCTGGAGCGCCGGGGCGCCGCCCGCCTGGAGCAGGACCCGGAACTGGTCAGGAAGCGGGTCGGCGCGCTCACCAAGGACCAGCTCGCCACCCTCATCTACACCTCCGGTACCACCGGCCGGCCCAAGGGCGTCCGCCTCCCGCACGACAACTGGTCGTACATGGCGAAGGCGATCGCGGCGACCGGCCTGGTCACCGAGGGCGACGTGCAGTACCTGTGGCTGCCGCTCGCGCACGTCTTCGGCAAGGTGCTCACCTCCGGCCAGATCGAGGCCGGTCACGTCACCGCCGTCGACGGCCGCGTCGACAAGATCATCGAGAACCTGCCGGTGGTCCGGCCGACCTACATGGCGGCCGTGCCCCGCATCTTCGAGAAGGTCTACAACGGCGTCGCCGCCAAGGCCCGCGCGGGCGGCGGGGCCAAGTACAAGATCTTCCAGTGGGCCGCCGGGGTCGCCCGCGAGTACGCCAAGGTCACCCAGGACAACTTCAAGCGCACCGGCACCGCGAGCGCCCCCGCCGGCCTGCGCGCCAAGCACGCCGTCGCCGACAAGCTGGTCTACGCCAAGATCCGCGAGGCCTTCGGCGGCAACCTGCGCGCCTGTGTCTCCGGGTCGGCCGCCCTCGCCCCCGACATCGGCTACTTCTTCGCCGGCGCCGGCATCCACATCCTGGAGGGCTACGGCCTCACCGAGTCCTCCGCCGCGTCCTTCGTCAACCCGGGCGAGGCCTACCGCACCGGCACCGTCGGCAAGCCGCTGCCCGGCACCGAGGTGCGCATCGCCGACGACGGCGAGATCCTGCTGCGCGGCCCCGGCATCATGGAGGGCTACCACAAGCTGCCCGAGAAGACCGACGAGGTGCTGGAGTCCGACGGCTGGTTCCACACCGGCGACATCGGCGAACTCTCGCCGGACGGCTACCTGCGCATCACCGACCGCAAGAAGGACCTGATCAAGACGTCGGGCGGCAAGTACATCGCGCCCGCCGAGGTCGAGGGCGGGTTCAAGGCGGTCTGCCCCTACGTCTCCAACATCCTCGTCCACGGAGCCGACCGGAACTTCTGCACCGCGCTCATCGCCCTCGACGAGATCGCCATCACCGAGTGGGCCAAGGAGAACGGCCTGGAGGGCAAGCCGTACGCGGAGATCGTCGCGGCGCCCGCCACCGTCGAGATGGTCGACGGCTACGTCCAGCAGCTCAACGAGGGCCTCCAGCGCTGGCAGACCATCAAGAAGTTCCGTCTGCTGCCCCGCGACCTCGACGTCGAGCACGGCGAGATCACGCCCAGCCTGAAGCTGAAGCGGCCGGTCGTGGAGCGGGAGTACAAGCACCTGATCGAGGAGATGTACGAGGGCTCGCGGGAGGCGTAG
- a CDS encoding Uma2 family endonuclease, translating to MTAVDERGMTKYFEELEPPEGVKVELLRGVIVMMASPDIVHNMIVADVQDQVPRQRWSRLQTQDVDILDEASEPVPDLVVLGRDLMPASGRLLPCQLVTMVVEVVSKSSVHQDYLTKRSIYAAGEIPVYLVLDPIMAQCVLLTKPTGEGEEADYLTQEIVKFGDRLPLEALGIDLDTSEFGTFTGVKPHRYP from the coding sequence ATGACCGCTGTGGACGAACGCGGGATGACCAAGTATTTCGAGGAACTTGAGCCTCCCGAGGGCGTGAAGGTGGAGCTTCTCCGGGGGGTAATCGTGATGATGGCCAGTCCTGACATCGTGCACAACATGATCGTTGCCGATGTACAGGACCAGGTCCCGCGGCAGCGCTGGTCCCGTCTGCAGACCCAGGACGTCGACATCCTCGACGAGGCGAGCGAGCCGGTGCCGGACCTGGTGGTGCTGGGGCGTGACCTCATGCCTGCGTCAGGCCGCCTGCTGCCCTGCCAGTTGGTCACGATGGTCGTGGAGGTCGTCTCCAAGTCCAGCGTCCACCAGGATTACCTCACCAAACGCTCGATCTACGCGGCGGGAGAGATCCCCGTCTACCTCGTCCTGGACCCGATCATGGCGCAGTGCGTCCTGCTGACGAAGCCCACGGGGGAGGGCGAGGAAGCCGACTACCTGACTCAGGAGATCGTGAAATTCGGGGACCGGCTGCCACTGGAAGCTCTGGGAATCGACCTCGACACCAGCGAGTTCGGCACCTTCACCGGCGTCAAGCCCCACCGCTACCCGTGA
- a CDS encoding SpoIIE family protein phosphatase: MGAIPTQRETVSRAAGVPAHPGGVSVQECARAHVTLLGSSLAPGAAREMVRAALADWSALGLPGTEQLTEHLTADALVAVSELVTNAVVHAGTDVEVVCRLEETGTLVVEATDHHPSRAPRSGDRETPHETPEYGRGLRLVAALAEAWGITYRPGTKTVWARLRAAGAEGEEAAEAGERTASYPDGCDLPFAPEPGPGRHEIPDRAEPLAPRGFASAASARPGPAAPGRAGPTAPDRPEAEHSRPTAFPDRFDPPRWTGRRDGRDGTADTGRRGVRDREWLGRGALSFLAEASDLLAGQLDEDLVASLTGQLIVPRLADWCAVWLEDESLGRGAWSDAPGTVVGARLARVWHGSESHIEELRRALEKDPPRPRDPWRSGPVAHPWPGGALGPDGTRGTALAYRLVAGGRPLGTLVIGRAGPAGFPDEITGLVEDLSRRVALAIGAARQYARQATISAVLQRGLLPGAVAEIPGVRSALVHEPRDKGGPSGDFYDLFPAGDGRWCFALGDVQGKGPEAAVVIGLARPWLRLLAREEYGVPDVLDRLNQLLLDDATEAADAAARALVAAGGPPVAPGDGPQTRFLSLLYGELIPHDDGVRCTLASAGHPLPLLLGPDGTVRTVAEPQTLLGVVEDVTYTSETFELRSGDTLLCVTDGVTERRSGSRQFDDGDGLAAALTGCAGLDAELVAERIRRLVHEFGARPPEDDLALLVLQAE, encoded by the coding sequence ATGGGGGCCATTCCGACGCAACGGGAGACCGTCTCCCGCGCCGCAGGGGTGCCCGCGCACCCTGGCGGCGTGTCCGTCCAGGAGTGCGCGCGGGCGCACGTGACCCTGCTCGGCAGCTCCCTCGCGCCGGGCGCGGCCCGCGAGATGGTGCGGGCCGCGCTGGCCGACTGGTCCGCGCTCGGCCTGCCCGGCACGGAACAGCTGACCGAGCACCTGACCGCAGACGCCCTGGTGGCCGTCAGCGAACTGGTCACCAACGCCGTCGTGCACGCCGGCACCGACGTCGAGGTCGTCTGCCGGCTGGAGGAGACGGGAACCCTCGTCGTCGAGGCCACCGACCACCACCCGTCCCGGGCGCCGAGGAGCGGCGACCGGGAGACGCCGCACGAGACCCCCGAGTACGGCCGGGGCCTGCGGCTCGTCGCCGCGCTCGCGGAGGCCTGGGGCATCACCTACCGGCCGGGCACGAAGACGGTCTGGGCACGGTTGCGGGCCGCGGGTGCCGAGGGGGAGGAGGCGGCGGAAGCCGGCGAGCGGACCGCGTCGTACCCGGACGGGTGCGACCTGCCGTTCGCGCCGGAGCCGGGCCCCGGCCGCCACGAGATCCCCGACCGTGCGGAACCTCTCGCCCCGCGTGGCTTTGCATCCGCTGCCTCCGCCCGCCCGGGACCCGCCGCCCCCGGCCGCGCTGGACCCACCGCCCCCGACCGCCCGGAAGCCGAGCACTCACGGCCCACGGCGTTCCCCGACCGCTTTGACCCCCCGCGGTGGACCGGTCGGCGGGACGGACGGGACGGCACGGCCGACACCGGCCGGCGCGGTGTCCGCGACCGCGAGTGGCTGGGCCGCGGCGCCCTGTCCTTCCTCGCCGAGGCATCCGACCTGCTGGCCGGGCAGCTCGACGAGGATCTGGTGGCCTCCCTCACCGGACAGCTGATCGTGCCGCGGCTCGCCGACTGGTGCGCGGTGTGGCTGGAGGACGAATCCCTGGGCCGCGGAGCCTGGAGCGACGCCCCCGGCACGGTCGTCGGGGCGCGGCTGGCCCGCGTCTGGCACGGCAGCGAGAGCCACATCGAGGAGCTGCGCCGCGCCCTGGAGAAGGACCCGCCCCGCCCCCGCGACCCCTGGCGCTCCGGCCCCGTCGCCCACCCCTGGCCCGGCGGGGCGCTGGGCCCGGACGGCACCCGCGGAACCGCGCTCGCCTACCGCCTGGTCGCCGGGGGCCGGCCGCTCGGCACCCTGGTCATCGGCCGGGCCGGCCCGGCAGGCTTCCCCGACGAGATCACCGGCCTCGTTGAGGACCTCAGCCGCCGTGTCGCGCTCGCCATCGGCGCCGCCCGCCAGTACGCCCGCCAGGCCACCATCAGCGCCGTCCTCCAGCGCGGCCTGCTGCCCGGCGCCGTCGCCGAGATCCCCGGCGTGCGCAGCGCCCTCGTCCACGAACCGCGCGACAAGGGCGGCCCCAGCGGCGACTTCTACGACCTCTTCCCGGCCGGCGACGGCCGCTGGTGCTTCGCCCTCGGCGACGTCCAGGGCAAGGGCCCCGAGGCCGCCGTCGTCATCGGACTCGCCCGGCCCTGGCTGCGGCTGCTGGCCCGCGAGGAGTACGGCGTCCCCGACGTCCTGGACCGCCTCAACCAGCTCCTCCTCGACGACGCCACCGAGGCCGCCGACGCCGCCGCCCGTGCCCTGGTCGCCGCGGGCGGTCCACCGGTTGCCCCGGGCGACGGACCCCAGACCCGCTTCCTGTCCCTCCTCTACGGCGAACTGATCCCCCACGACGACGGCGTCCGCTGCACCCTCGCCTCCGCCGGCCACCCGCTGCCCCTCCTCCTCGGCCCCGACGGCACCGTCCGCACGGTCGCCGAGCCGCAGACCCTGCTCGGCGTCGTCGAGGACGTGACGTACACGAGCGAGACCTTCGAGCTGCGCTCCGGCGACACCCTTTTGTGCGTCACGGACGGGGTCACCGAGCGGCGCAGCGGCTCCCGTCAGTTCGACGACGGGGACGGGCTCGCCGCGGCCCTCACCGGGTGTGCGGGCCTGGACGCCGAACTGGTCGCGGAGCGGATCAGGCGGCTGGTGCACGAGTTCGGGGCGAGGCCTCCCGAGGACGACCTGGCGCTGCTGGTGCTCCAGGCCGAGTAG
- the hemW gene encoding radical SAM family heme chaperone HemW, producing the protein MPSALPDGEPVPADGALPASALAGAADRPLGFYLHVPYCATRCGYCDFNTYTATELRGTGGVLASRGNYAETLTDEVRLARKVLGDDPREVRTVFVGGGTPTLLAAGDLVRMLHAIRDEFGLAPDAEITTEANPESVDPAYLATLREGGFNRISFGMQSAKQHVLKILDRTHTPGRPEACVVEARAAGFDHVNLDLIYGTPGETDDDWRASLEAALGAGPDHVSAYALIVEEGTQLARRIRRGEVPMTDDDVHADRYLIAEETLAAAGFDWYEVSNWATSDAGRCLHNELYWRGADWWGAGPGAHSHVGGVRWWNVKHPGAYAGALAAGKSPGAGREVLTDEDRRVERILLELRLREGVPLSLLREAGLAAARRALGEGLLQEGPYEDGRAVLTLRGRLLADAVVRDLVD; encoded by the coding sequence ATGCCCTCCGCACTCCCCGACGGCGAGCCCGTCCCCGCCGACGGTGCCCTCCCGGCGTCCGCGCTCGCCGGCGCCGCCGACCGTCCCCTCGGCTTCTACCTGCACGTCCCGTACTGCGCGACCCGCTGCGGCTACTGCGACTTCAACACCTACACCGCGACCGAACTGCGCGGCACCGGAGGCGTCCTCGCCTCGCGCGGCAACTACGCCGAGACCCTGACCGACGAGGTCCGCCTCGCCCGCAAGGTGCTCGGCGACGACCCCCGCGAGGTCCGCACGGTCTTCGTCGGCGGCGGTACGCCGACCCTGCTGGCCGCCGGCGACCTGGTCCGGATGCTGCACGCGATCCGCGACGAGTTCGGCCTCGCACCGGACGCGGAGATCACGACGGAGGCCAACCCGGAGTCCGTCGACCCGGCCTACCTGGCCACCCTCCGCGAGGGCGGCTTCAACCGGATCTCCTTCGGCATGCAGAGCGCGAAGCAGCACGTGCTGAAGATCCTGGACCGCACCCACACCCCCGGCCGCCCCGAGGCGTGCGTCGTCGAGGCCCGCGCGGCCGGCTTCGACCACGTCAACCTCGACCTGATCTACGGCACCCCCGGCGAGACCGACGACGACTGGCGCGCCTCCCTGGAAGCCGCGCTCGGCGCCGGACCCGACCACGTCTCCGCGTACGCCCTGATCGTCGAGGAGGGCACCCAGCTCGCCCGCCGCATCCGGCGCGGCGAGGTCCCCATGACCGACGACGACGTCCACGCCGACCGCTACCTGATCGCCGAGGAGACCCTCGCCGCGGCGGGCTTCGACTGGTACGAGGTGTCCAACTGGGCCACCTCCGACGCCGGGCGCTGCCTGCACAACGAGCTGTACTGGCGGGGCGCCGACTGGTGGGGCGCGGGGCCGGGCGCACACTCCCATGTGGGGGGCGTGCGGTGGTGGAACGTGAAGCACCCGGGGGCGTACGCGGGGGCGCTGGCGGCAGGCAAGTCGCCGGGGGCCGGACGCGAGGTCCTGACGGACGAGGACCGGCGCGTGGAGCGGATCCTGCTGGAGCTGCGCCTGCGGGAGGGCGTCCCGCTGTCCCTGCTGAGGGAGGCGGGGCTCGCGGCGGCGCGGCGGGCGCTGGGCGAGGGGCTCCTCCAGGAGGGGCCGTACGAGGACGGGCGCGCGGTGCTGACGCTGCGCGGGCGGCTGCTGGCGGACGCGGTGGTGCGGGATCTGGTGGATTGA
- the hrcA gene encoding heat-inducible transcriptional repressor HrcA, with translation MLSERRLKVLRAIVQDYVGTEEPVGSKALTERHNLGVSPATVRNDMAALEDEGFIAQPHTSAGRIPTDKGYRLFVDKLAGVKPMTAPERRAIQNFLEGAVDLDDVVARTVRLLAQLTRQVAVVQYPSLTRSTVRHVELLSLAPARLMLVLITDTGRVEQRMVDCPAPFGEASLADLRARLNSRVAGRRFTDVPGLVEDLPEAFEAEDRGTVSTVLSTLLETLVEENEERLMIGGTANLTRFGHDFPLVIRPVLEALEEQVVLLKLLGEAKDPGVTVRIGHENAHEGLNSTSVVSVGYGSGGEAVAKLGVVGPTRMDYPGTMGAVRAVARYVGQILAES, from the coding sequence ATGCTCAGTGAACGCAGGCTGAAGGTGCTGCGCGCCATCGTCCAGGACTACGTCGGCACCGAGGAGCCCGTCGGTTCCAAGGCCCTCACCGAGCGGCACAACCTCGGCGTCTCCCCGGCCACCGTGCGCAACGACATGGCGGCCCTGGAGGACGAGGGGTTCATCGCCCAGCCGCACACCAGCGCGGGACGCATCCCGACCGACAAGGGCTACCGGCTCTTCGTCGACAAGCTGGCCGGCGTCAAGCCGATGACCGCGCCCGAGCGCCGCGCCATCCAGAACTTCCTGGAGGGCGCCGTCGACCTCGACGACGTCGTGGCCCGCACGGTGCGGCTGCTCGCGCAGCTCACCCGGCAGGTCGCCGTCGTGCAGTACCCGTCGCTGACCCGCTCGACCGTGCGCCACGTCGAGCTGCTCTCGCTCGCGCCCGCGCGTCTGATGCTCGTGCTGATCACGGACACCGGGCGGGTCGAGCAGCGCATGGTCGACTGCCCGGCGCCGTTCGGCGAGGCGTCCCTCGCCGATCTGCGGGCGCGGCTCAACAGCCGGGTGGCGGGGCGGCGGTTCACGGACGTGCCCGGTCTGGTGGAGGACCTCCCGGAGGCCTTCGAGGCCGAGGACCGGGGTACGGTCTCCACCGTGCTCTCCACTCTCCTGGAGACGCTGGTCGAGGAGAACGAGGAGCGGCTGATGATCGGCGGCACCGCCAATCTCACCCGCTTCGGGCACGACTTCCCCTTGGTGATCCGGCCGGTGCTCGAGGCGCTGGAGGAGCAGGTCGTGCTCCTCAAGCTGCTCGGCGAGGCGAAGGATCCGGGCGTGACCGTCCGTATCGGTCATGAGAACGCCCACGAAGGACTCAACTCCACGTCCGTCGTGTCGGTGGGCTACGGTTCGGGCGGCGAGGCGGTTGCCAAGCTCGGCGTGGTCGGACCGACCCGCATGGACTACCCGGGAACGATGGGAGCGGTACGCGCAGTGGCACGGTACGTCGGACAGATCCTGGCGGAGTCGTAG
- the dnaJ gene encoding molecular chaperone DnaJ, which yields MATDYYAVLGVRRDASQDEIKKAFRRLARELHPDVNPDPKTQERFKEINAAYEVLSDPQKKQVYDLGGDPMSQAGGGGAGGFGAGGFGNFSDIMDAFFGTASQRGPRSRTRRGQDAMIRIEVELDEAAFGTTKDIQVDTAVVCNTCNGEGAAPGTSAQTCDMCRGRGEVSQVTRSFLGQVMTSRPCPQCQGFGTVVPTPCPECAGDGRIRSRRTLTVKIPAGVDNGTRIQLAGEGEVGPGGGPAGDLYVEIHELPHSTFQRRGDDLHCTVTIPMTAAALGTKVPLETLDGMEEVDIRPGTQSGQSIPLHGRGVTHLRGGGRGDLIVHVEVTTPTKLDPEQERVLRELAKMRGEERPQGQFQPGQQGLFSRLKDAFNGR from the coding sequence GTGGCCACGGACTACTACGCCGTACTCGGCGTGCGCCGCGACGCCTCCCAGGACGAGATCAAGAAGGCGTTCCGGAGGCTCGCGCGCGAGCTGCACCCGGACGTCAACCCCGATCCGAAGACCCAGGAGCGGTTCAAGGAGATCAACGCCGCCTACGAGGTGCTGTCGGACCCGCAGAAGAAGCAGGTCTACGACCTCGGCGGAGACCCGATGTCCCAGGCGGGCGGCGGCGGAGCCGGCGGCTTCGGCGCGGGCGGCTTCGGGAACTTCTCGGACATCATGGACGCGTTCTTCGGCACGGCGTCGCAGCGCGGACCGCGCTCGCGCACCCGCCGGGGCCAGGACGCCATGATCCGTATCGAGGTCGAGCTGGACGAGGCGGCCTTCGGCACGACCAAGGACATCCAGGTCGACACGGCCGTCGTCTGCAACACCTGCAACGGCGAGGGCGCCGCCCCGGGCACCTCGGCCCAGACGTGTGACATGTGCCGCGGCCGCGGCGAGGTCTCGCAGGTCACCCGGTCCTTCCTGGGCCAGGTCATGACCTCGCGGCCCTGCCCCCAGTGCCAGGGCTTCGGCACGGTGGTCCCGACCCCGTGCCCCGAGTGCGCGGGCGACGGCCGCATCCGCTCCCGCCGCACCCTCACCGTGAAGATCCCGGCGGGCGTCGACAACGGCACCCGCATCCAGCTCGCGGGCGAGGGCGAGGTCGGCCCCGGCGGCGGTCCCGCCGGCGACCTGTACGTCGAGATCCACGAACTGCCGCACTCGACCTTCCAGCGGCGCGGCGACGACCTGCACTGCACGGTCACCATCCCGATGACGGCGGCGGCCCTCGGCACGAAGGTGCCGCTGGAGACCCTCGACGGCATGGAGGAGGTCGACATCCGCCCGGGCACCCAGTCCGGCCAGTCGATCCCGCTGCACGGCCGGGGCGTCACCCACCTGCGCGGCGGCGGCCGGGGCGACCTGATCGTCCACGTCGAGGTGACCACCCCGACCAAGCTCGACCCCGAACAGGAACGCGTGCTGCGCGAGCTCGCCAAGATGCGCGGCGAGGAGCGTCCGCAGGGGCAGTTCCAACCGGGTCAGCAGGGCCTCTTCTCCCGCCTGAAGGACGCCTTCAACGGGCGCTGA
- a CDS encoding DUF3097 domain-containing protein, with the protein MRQYSADLTPPWKKPQPVPEVPADPGLVVEEPGTGFCGAVIGCEAGTVTLEDRFGKHRVFPMEPRGFLLEGRVVTLVRPSSSSGPVRPSRTASGSVAVPGARARVARAGRIYVEGRHDAELVEKVWGDDLRIEGVVVEYLGGVDDLPSIVADFAPGPDARLGVLVDHLVPGSKEWRIAESVTSEHALVVGHPYIDIWEAVKPSSLGIEGWPRVPRGQDWKTGVCRALGWPSENTGAVWQAILARVGSYKDLEPALLGRVEELIDFVTGSGGA; encoded by the coding sequence ATGCGCCAGTACTCCGCCGACCTGACCCCTCCGTGGAAGAAGCCGCAGCCGGTACCGGAGGTTCCGGCCGACCCCGGCCTGGTGGTCGAGGAGCCCGGCACCGGGTTCTGCGGCGCGGTGATCGGCTGCGAGGCCGGCACGGTGACCCTGGAGGACCGCTTCGGCAAGCACCGGGTCTTCCCGATGGAACCGCGCGGCTTCCTGCTGGAGGGGCGGGTGGTGACGCTGGTGCGGCCCTCGTCGTCCTCGGGTCCGGTGCGGCCCTCCCGTACGGCGTCGGGTTCGGTGGCGGTCCCGGGGGCCCGCGCGCGGGTGGCGCGCGCCGGGCGCATCTACGTCGAGGGGCGGCACGACGCCGAGCTGGTCGAGAAGGTGTGGGGCGACGACCTGCGCATCGAGGGCGTGGTGGTGGAGTACCTGGGGGGTGTCGACGACCTGCCGTCGATCGTCGCCGACTTCGCGCCGGGACCGGACGCGCGGCTCGGCGTCCTGGTGGACCATCTGGTGCCCGGCTCGAAGGAGTGGCGGATCGCGGAGTCCGTGACGAGCGAGCACGCGCTGGTCGTGGGCCACCCGTACATCGACATCTGGGAGGCGGTGAAGCCGTCGTCGCTTGGGATCGAGGGCTGGCCCCGGGTGCCGCGCGGTCAGGACTGGAAGACGGGGGTGTGCCGGGCGCTGGGGTGGCCGTCGGAGAACACGGGGGCGGTGTGGCAGGCGATCCTGGCGCGGGTGGGGTCGTACAAGGACCTGGAGCCGGCGCTGCTGGGGCGGGTGGAGGAACTGATCGACTTCGTCACGGGTAGCGGTGGGGCTTGA
- a CDS encoding MBL fold metallo-hydrolase → MSVTWEELGWERLAPGVGRCRLPGWDCTAGLVVGAGAALLVDAGSSLSEGARLRAAAQALAGHRVTHLALTHPHFDHVFGAAAFAGAEVYGAVGTGAVFARGGHGREALCADAEAEGLEARSAQEAADALVGVRHEVCGEWTLDLGGGRQVLLANVGPGHTGHDLAVLVPGEVEVVFCGDLVEESGEPQAGPDAVPTRWPAALDRLLELGGEDALYVPGHGAVVDAAFVRAQRDALAARFGVSR, encoded by the coding sequence ATGAGCGTGACTTGGGAAGAGCTGGGGTGGGAGCGGCTGGCCCCGGGGGTGGGGCGGTGCCGCCTGCCGGGGTGGGACTGCACGGCGGGGCTGGTGGTCGGCGCGGGCGCCGCGCTGCTCGTGGACGCCGGGTCGAGCCTCTCCGAGGGCGCCCGGTTGCGCGCCGCGGCGCAGGCGCTCGCCGGTCACCGTGTGACGCATCTCGCGCTGACCCACCCGCACTTCGACCACGTCTTCGGCGCGGCGGCGTTCGCGGGGGCGGAGGTGTACGGGGCGGTGGGCACCGGCGCGGTGTTCGCTCGGGGCGGACACGGGCGGGAGGCGCTGTGCGCGGACGCGGAGGCGGAAGGGCTGGAGGCGCGGTCCGCTCAGGAGGCGGCCGACGCGCTGGTCGGCGTCCGGCACGAGGTGTGCGGCGAGTGGACCCTCGACCTGGGCGGCGGCCGGCAGGTCCTGCTGGCCAACGTGGGCCCCGGGCACACCGGCCACGACCTGGCGGTGCTGGTGCCGGGCGAGGTGGAGGTCGTCTTCTGCGGCGACCTGGTCGAGGAGTCCGGCGAGCCGCAGGCGGGCCCCGACGCCGTACCGACCCGGTGGCCGGCCGCGCTGGACCGGCTGCTGGAGCTGGGCGGCGAGGACGCGCTGTACGTGCCGGGGCACGGCGCGGTGGTGGACGCGGCGTTCGTGCGGGCCCAACGGGACGCGCTGGCGGCACGCTTCGGCGTGTCGCGCTGA